A genomic region of Pseudomonas abietaniphila contains the following coding sequences:
- a CDS encoding putative bifunctional diguanylate cyclase/phosphodiesterase, giving the protein MATPVEPLRLLLLADTPEWSALLRECLAPLGDTVFLDCASSWDAIGDAADPSHAFILFTTPALQPTAGQCSWPTVLLFDAEPDVEPVGVADWLVREFLTPQSVRRCLRHVRERGLLENTLQRLAEQDPLTGIANRQGFQTLLAARLVEFDGRGLALGHLDLDNFRRANDALGHQAGDRLILQVVARLKSQLEACDQLARLGSDEFALLIDTRRAPERAEWMAERITEALSEPYWVDGESLLIGCSLGIAHARADAGADPLMWHAHIAMQQAKSTQGCTFHVFNERINRNARSLADLESELRRALRRDELELHYQPRLCLNSGKILGLEALVRWRHTERGLLPPSEFVPLAEQSGLIVPLGYWVISRALRDMQTLREKGLPPLHMAINLSFRQFQDNQLLTTLSRLIEDRGVDAQWLEFELTETAVMRRSDLVKQTMDALGRLGVRFSLDDFGTGFSSFVHLNSLPITLLKIDKSFVGEMEQREENRKLVHAMINLAHNLSLEVVAEGVETPEQLALLRSFNCDQAQGYLISHPLALPELLNYLMFDEGKGRLTQSV; this is encoded by the coding sequence TTGGCTACGCCTGTCGAACCCTTGCGTTTGCTGCTTCTGGCGGACACGCCGGAATGGTCAGCGTTATTACGCGAGTGCCTGGCGCCCCTCGGGGATACCGTGTTTCTCGACTGCGCGTCGAGCTGGGACGCTATTGGCGATGCCGCCGATCCCTCCCACGCGTTCATTCTCTTCACCACGCCCGCGCTGCAACCGACGGCGGGGCAATGCAGCTGGCCAACGGTGCTGTTGTTCGACGCCGAGCCTGACGTAGAGCCGGTGGGCGTGGCTGACTGGCTGGTGCGCGAATTCCTGACCCCTCAAAGCGTGCGCCGTTGCCTGCGTCACGTGCGCGAACGCGGTCTGCTGGAAAACACCCTGCAACGCCTCGCCGAACAGGACCCGCTGACCGGCATTGCCAACCGCCAGGGTTTTCAGACCTTGCTCGCGGCTCGCCTGGTCGAGTTCGACGGGCGCGGGCTGGCGCTGGGGCATCTGGACCTGGACAACTTTCGCCGCGCCAATGACGCACTCGGCCATCAAGCGGGTGACCGGCTGATCCTTCAGGTTGTGGCGCGGTTGAAAAGTCAGCTCGAGGCCTGCGATCAACTCGCGCGCCTGGGCAGCGATGAGTTCGCCCTGCTGATCGACACTCGCCGCGCGCCGGAACGAGCGGAGTGGATGGCCGAGCGCATCACCGAGGCCTTGTCCGAGCCGTATTGGGTCGACGGCGAAAGCCTGCTGATCGGGTGCAGCCTGGGCATCGCCCACGCCCGGGCCGACGCGGGCGCCGATCCCTTGATGTGGCATGCCCACATCGCCATGCAGCAGGCCAAAAGCACGCAGGGCTGCACCTTTCATGTGTTCAACGAGCGCATCAACCGCAACGCCCGCAGCCTCGCGGACCTGGAAAGCGAACTGCGTCGGGCCTTGCGACGCGACGAGCTGGAGCTGCATTACCAGCCGAGACTGTGCCTGAACAGCGGGAAAATTCTGGGGCTGGAGGCGCTGGTGCGTTGGCGTCACACCGAACGCGGATTGCTGCCGCCCAGCGAGTTTGTGCCGTTGGCCGAGCAAAGCGGACTGATCGTGCCGCTGGGTTACTGGGTGATTTCCCGGGCGCTGCGGGATATGCAGACGCTGCGCGAAAAAGGCCTGCCGCCGCTGCACATGGCGATCAACCTGTCGTTCCGCCAGTTTCAGGACAATCAGCTACTGACGACCCTGAGCCGTTTGATCGAAGATCGCGGCGTGGACGCGCAGTGGCTGGAATTCGAACTCACCGAAACCGCGGTCATGCGCCGCAGTGACCTGGTCAAACAGACCATGGACGCATTGGGCCGACTGGGTGTGCGGTTCTCCCTGGATGACTTCGGTACCGGGTTCTCGTCGTTCGTGCACCTGAATAGCCTGCCAATCACCTTGCTCAAGATCGACAAGAGCTTTGTCGGTGAGATGGAGCAGCGCGAAGAGAACCGCAAGCTGGTCCACGCCATGATCAACCTGGCGCACAACCTGAGCCTGGAAGTCGTCGCCGAAGGCGTCGAGACCCCGGAACAACTGGCGTTGCTGCGCAGTTTCAATTGCGATCAGGCGC